The nucleotide sequence CTCCTCCCATGCTTTTAGGACTTCTTCCCATGCTTGTAGAATCTCTTTTGCAGTTCTCTCATCTAACTTTTCTATTGCAAAGCCCGTGTGCACAATCACATAATCGCCAACTTTAACGTCTGGGAGCAAATCTAAACGAGCCTCTCTCTTTACTCCTCCAAAATCAACAATCGCAACGTTTCCGTTGATTTCAAGAACTTTAGCTGGAACAGCCAGACACATATTTCTCACCTGTTCTTAAGTTTGATTGGGGGTTTTTAAATGTTGCATAAAGGGATATTTTTGTACCCTTTCCTAAGGCTTCTCATGGAATTACAAGTCTAAAATCCCAAACAAAAACATTTATAATATAATGACTTTGTTCTTTGGATCCATTTTGACTGCCGTAACTTTTTTATATCACGCTGATGACTA is from Thermococcus paralvinellae and encodes:
- a CDS encoding HypC/HybG/HupF family hydrogenase formation chaperone; protein product: MCLAVPAKVLEINGNVAIVDFGGVKREARLDLLPDVKVGDYVIVHTGFAIEKLDERTAKEILQAWEEVLKAWEE